A genomic segment from Actinoplanes sichuanensis encodes:
- a CDS encoding pentapeptide repeat-containing protein, whose product MARMSAVERRVRAAFHAGAEIALAAGDPPLPGAVIADLLCRPVDRAEHPRAALRLRGATVTGPVDVTDAEIAVPVRFRECRFDAPVDLSGAQPADLRFSRCELHGLRARLVVVRGDVSLADSTVEGPLDLSDARIGGDLVLERARLRHPAGRALAAARLTVGGSLLGTGLHAAGELWLDGAQVGGNLVLDGAVLRNPSKRAVAGDRLVIGGNLRAGDGLDVHGELFLVHVQVGGQLWFVGATLAAPDGFALHLGSGKADSVWLCFAETPVGRVRLSGLRAETVFDDPAVWPARLDLVGCTYRLLIARSFEGRRPGPAAVVTVPVRRRLEWLRRSPDGYAPQPYEQLAEAYRRGGQDVEARRVLLEKQRRRRTGLHLPGRIGGYLLDGLVGYGYRTWQAGLWLLVFWALGAAAFTAWPPPPRNRAEAPEPSAALYALDLLLPIINLGHDTAWKPAGTAQYVAAALVVMGWVLTTAVVAGLSRIINR is encoded by the coding sequence ATGGCGCGCATGTCCGCAGTGGAACGACGGGTCCGGGCCGCCTTCCACGCGGGCGCCGAGATCGCGCTTGCGGCCGGTGATCCGCCGCTGCCCGGTGCGGTGATCGCCGACCTGCTGTGCCGTCCGGTCGACCGGGCCGAGCATCCGCGGGCGGCGCTGCGGCTGCGCGGGGCCACCGTCACCGGCCCGGTCGACGTCACCGACGCGGAGATCGCGGTTCCGGTGCGGTTCCGGGAGTGCCGGTTCGACGCGCCCGTCGACCTCTCCGGCGCGCAGCCGGCCGACCTGCGGTTCAGCCGCTGTGAGCTGCACGGGTTGCGGGCCCGGCTGGTGGTGGTCCGCGGTGATGTCAGCCTGGCCGACAGCACCGTCGAGGGCCCGCTCGATCTGTCCGACGCCCGGATCGGCGGTGACCTGGTCCTCGAACGGGCGCGCCTGCGTCACCCGGCCGGTCGGGCTCTCGCCGCGGCCCGGCTGACCGTCGGCGGCAGCCTGCTCGGGACCGGCCTGCACGCGGCCGGGGAGCTGTGGCTCGACGGCGCCCAGGTGGGTGGCAACCTGGTGCTCGACGGCGCGGTGCTGCGGAACCCGTCGAAGCGGGCGGTCGCCGGAGACCGGTTGGTCATCGGCGGGAACCTGCGGGCCGGGGACGGGCTCGACGTACACGGTGAGCTGTTCCTGGTCCATGTTCAGGTGGGTGGCCAGCTCTGGTTCGTCGGCGCGACGCTGGCCGCCCCGGACGGGTTCGCACTGCACCTGGGCAGTGGAAAGGCCGACAGTGTGTGGCTGTGTTTCGCCGAGACTCCGGTCGGGCGGGTGCGGTTGTCCGGGCTGCGGGCCGAGACCGTCTTCGACGACCCGGCGGTGTGGCCGGCCCGGCTGGACCTGGTCGGGTGCACGTACCGGCTGCTGATCGCGCGGTCGTTCGAAGGGCGGCGGCCCGGACCGGCCGCGGTGGTCACGGTGCCGGTCCGGCGGCGGCTGGAGTGGCTGCGACGCAGCCCGGACGGGTACGCGCCCCAGCCGTACGAGCAGCTCGCCGAGGCGTACCGCCGCGGTGGTCAGGATGTCGAGGCCCGCCGGGTGCTGCTGGAGAAACAGCGCCGCCGCCGGACCGGTCTGCACCTGCCCGGCCGGATCGGCGGCTACCTGCTCGACGGCCTGGTCGGGTACGGCTACCGCACCTGGCAGGCCGGCCTCTGGCTGCTCGTCTTCTGGGCCCTCGGCGCGGCCGCGTTCACCGCCTGGCCGCCGCCGCCCCGCAACCGGGCCGAGGCCCCGGAGCCGTCGGCCGCCCTGTACGCGCTGGACCTGCTCCTGCCGATCATCAACCTGGGCCACGACACGGCCTGGAAACCGGCCGGAACCGCACAGTACGTGGCGGCCGCGCTGGTCGTGATGGGCTGGGTGCTGACCACCGCGGTGGTGGCCGGCCTGTCCCGCATCATCAACCGCTGA
- a CDS encoding nuclear transport factor 2 family protein, giving the protein MELTHQQVFERYLYAGAITRDPDAIAAMFTEDGVFEAPLVADGHPLRHLAGRDAIRAGTAAYHTRPAPPGTIDIERTAYVLHDTADPDVFIAEIDVVLAQVDGTRTTMSLVQIFRLRDGRIAVLRDYFAEA; this is encoded by the coding sequence GTGGAGCTCACTCATCAGCAGGTCTTCGAGCGGTATCTGTACGCCGGTGCGATCACCCGTGACCCGGACGCGATCGCCGCGATGTTCACCGAGGACGGTGTCTTCGAAGCGCCCCTCGTCGCCGATGGTCATCCGCTGCGCCACCTGGCCGGGCGGGACGCCATCCGCGCCGGGACCGCCGCCTACCACACCCGGCCGGCGCCGCCGGGCACGATCGACATCGAACGGACCGCCTACGTCCTGCACGACACCGCTGATCCGGATGTGTTCATCGCCGAGATCGACGTCGTCCTGGCGCAGGTCGACGGCACGCGGACGACGATGTCGCTGGTGCAGATCTTCCGGCTGCGAGACGGCCGGATAGCCGTCCTGCGTGACTATTTCGCCGAGGCCTGA